The genomic DNA CTCAAGTGTTTTCCGACTTCCGATATTCTGGCCCACTTTCTGATCCGTCCATCGGATTGTATCTCAATTTTTTCGGGTTTCTCAATAACCGTTTTGATCCAATCCTCCTTGATCTGAGCGCGATCCGGACGTTTCCTCGTATATTCAAAATATTGCGTTTTCTTCATTTGTCAAAGTCCGCTCCAATTATCAGTGCCGAACGTGAAGCTCAGGCGCGCGAGGAACGAGCGCCGCCTGAAGTGACTGGTCGGCCAATTCATAAATCAAGGGCAAATCTGATCGCATTGCTTACATCAACAATCCTGGATGCCGGTAAGGTCGTAATTAAAGATCCAATTTTCCGCTTTGAAACAGTTTGTATATGATCACAGTTGATGGCGCAGTCGCGGGGCATACCGACAGCTTTTGGCAGAAAGACCTCGGATGGGATGTCGCGTACAGTCGTCGTAATAGGGGCGATGGTGACCTCCCCGAGATATTCTAAAATGGAATCTCTTGTTAGAATCAGAACCGGTCGTTTTTTGTCAGGATGGGCAAATTTGTACCAACGGATCTCACCACGCTTCATTCATCCCCCCAGGACTGCTCAGATTCCCAAACTGAAAACTCATCCACGGAAACCGGTTTCCTTTCGTAGCCTTGCCGGTGTTTATTTTCCAACTGTCTGAGATTATGACGCTCCAGCGCTTCGCGAAGCGCCATTCTTGCAAAAGCAGAGCGGCTTGTATGAAGTTGTTTGGAAACTTGATCAATTGCCCTCACAAGGTCTTCATCAAGGGTCATTTGTACGGTTTTCATTGGATACCTCCGTCATGTGGAATATAATAGCTATAATAATCCACATTCCAGATAATGTCAAAATTTTATTCAGATTGTACGCCAACGTTCTGAATAACCGGTGTGTGTGAAGAGGCAGCGAAACACACATCCGCGTGAATTCAGTGGTTATGGTTCTTTTTGCGCACTAATATTTTTGCTATCTCTTCGAATCGTTTAATATATGTGCCTTCCTGATTCAGCGCAGGCCTTGGGTCACGTCCTTGATGTTCTGGGCTTGTTCCTCATCCACAGGAATCTTTCGGACTTCGGATTTGGTGAAGTCGATTTCCTTGAGGTCAATTTTCCGGATCTGCCTGTTCCAGGCTGTATGATAGTAGGTCACAAGGTTGCTTGTATCGCTGGCTACGGTCCATTGCGTACCTGAGGGAACCTGTCGAGCCTTGTTCCCGGTGTCCATATTACCTTCCCCTTTGCCAAACGGAGCGTTGAAGCTGTCCATTATCTGAAAAAACTGCTCAACCGTGTCCAATCCACCTTTGGTGGGAAAAGAGACTGCTTTTAGAAGAGTTGCCCGTACGAACCTCGAAGGGGAAGTGTAATCCCCAGGAAGGCCCAAAAGATCCGTCCCCCCAGACAACGGGGTAATCTCCATGTCTCCCCAGGTCCTGGCTTCAAAGGGGCCGTCACCCAGATATCCATAATTTCGAAGGTTCTGTAAGTGCCAGTCAAAGTAGGGATTGTTGGTCATAACACCAACAGGATTGTCGTAAATCTGCATCTTGCCCCCCTGAAATTCAATGACCAGGGACTTCCCGCTTGGATCGGCCACAAAAAAATGAACAGGGGCAACCATATTGATATCCGGATCCTTCACAGGCACAACCCTGATCCCTTGCATGCCCTGGCGTACCTCTTCTATGGTGGCAAAGTTGGACAGTATAAAGGAAACCACGTCGGTAGGCGCCATGCTCTGCTGTGCAAGGGATGGATCATAGTCAGTGTATTCAGCAAAACCATGATGATAATAAGATCCGGCAGCCAGCCCCTTTTCGTTCATGCCGTCACCAATCACCCTATCCAAAAGCAAAAAGCCCAGAAACCCGTACTTTGCATCCCAGGTGATGCCGTTCGCACCTTCCGGGGTCATCGCCTGGAATGTTTTATTCTCGGGATATACAACAGCCTGGGTTTTGAAATCAAACGCCGACCATTCCTGGGTTCTGCCGTAGACGACGGTTCCGTCCTCGCCCTTTATCACCAGGCCGGTGCAGGCCATGGCAGGAGTAGAAAAAATACTGACGGTCAGGCTGACAATAAAAAAAAGAGTTATAAAATAACCTCCACTTCTCCCCATAACTACCTCCTTTTTTGAATACAGATTTTGTAATCCTCTTCCACTGGCTATCTTAAGTGCCCTGGTTATCTTTTCTTATTTCAAGCGTTTAAGGCTAAAATGTTTTTCAATAGGGATAAAATCCTTATCATTATGAAGAAGAGGTATCTCATGTTCTATAGCTACTGCAGCAATCATGCAATCAACAGACTTTCTTATCGTGATGCCCTTTCGACGTAGTGCACGATAAATTTCTGCTGAACTTAAATAAACGGAATAGGACATGGGAAGAAAAACAAGATTGGCCAGCAACTCTTTGGTTTTTTTGAATTCAGAGTCATCTCTAATTCCCTGAAGAATTTCGGTCAGGATGATACCACAAAGACAAATATCCTCCCTTTCAGCAATGAGTTTTTCAAGGGCTTCCACATGAGGGTTAAGGTTTGCTGAAAAAAAATCTATCCAGACAGTAGTATCAACCAAAACCATCATACGCTTCGCCCCTGACGCCACTGCTCCAAGTTGCCACTCCAATTAATTCTGCCCTTCAGCTCAAGGAGTTTCGTTTGTTTTTCATGTCTGAGCAACTCACGTAAAGCGTAATCAATCAAGGCTTTCTGGGTCTTAATGCCAGTTGCTTTACGGCAACTTTCGACCAATTCTTCATCAAGAATGATATTGGTGCGTTTCATGTTAGTTCTCCGTAAGACTTTATTTGCAAATAATACACATTATATCATAATTTAGGTGTATGGCAAGGATTTTTTTTTAAAAGATAACGTTGGAAGCCAGGAGCAGCCAGGGCTTCCACTGACTTGATTTAAAGATGGTTGATGCTCAATTCCCCGCGGCTTGTCAAAACTCCGCCGGCCCTGGCTGTCGCCCGGGCTGACTGGTTATAACCTTAGTGAATATTTGTTGTTTCCCGCTGAAGTGCAGTTACTTCATTATTAAGTCGTTTTCCTATCAAGTCCTCGGTGGTTTCCAGGTCGTAACGATTCTGGAGATTCAGCCAAAATTGAGGAGTCATGCCAAAAAAACGACCGAGGCGAAGTGCTGTATCGGCAGTAATGGATCGTTTCTCATGCACTATTTCATTTATACGCCGGGGAGAAACGCTTATATCTTTGGCCAGGCGATACTGGCTGATTCCCATGGGAGCCAAAAATTCTTCCATTAGAATCTTGCCGGGATGAATGGGCGGTAATTTTTTACTTTGCATATGATCTCCTAATGATAATCTGTTATTTCAACTTCATACGCAGAGCCATTGCGCCATTTAAAACAAATCCGCCACTGATCGTTTATGCGTATGCTGTGCTGACCTTTCCGGTTGCCGCCTAATGCCTCTAACCCATTACCAGGAGGGACTCGTAGATCATTTAAATCCACTGCGGCATCAAGTATTACAAGTTTTTTGCGTGCTATGCCCTGAATATTTTTGGGCAATTTCGCTGAAAATTTCCTGTTAAATATTTTCTTAGTTTCTTTGTCCCGGAAAGATTGAATCATAAAATGATATTAACGCGCCACGATAATAACGTCAAGCGTTAAATCCGGAAATGCAATTCGAGGAATGTTTCAGTTGTATGGGTTATAACCGGTGCCCCTAAGCCGCGCGAGGGACAACCGTCGGCTTGAGGGGCTGGTTGTGCGAATCGTGCCGTTGATTAGGCATACGCAAGACGGCCTTTCGGCTGAGGAATAGGCCTGCCGAGTCTTGTAGCAGTTTCGATCCACTCATCAATAATTTTTTCCGCATTGCTTAGGGCCTCTTGGTAGGTCTTCCCGTCCGCCATGCATCCCGGGAGTTCCGGCACCTCGGCCACAAATGAATTGTCCTCAGAACTCCAAAAAATGATGATTTCGTATTTTTTTTCCATCGTCATTCTCCAATTCGAATTTGATACTTCAGAATTACATCCCTGACTTGTTTGACTTGATATGGTTTACCTTTACCCTCTTTGGGTTGTAAATTGAGAATTTCATCAACGCCATCCTTGGTGAAGATATGGTGATCCCCTTTGATACGCTCATCAAACCCAAGCCGCTTGAGCAGGGAGCATAAGGTCTCGAATGGGACATTCGCATCTGATCTTCGCATCAAAATGTGCTCGTACAGCTTTTCCAGTTTGCCCATAATCGTATCCTATCATTTCCATTCAATTGGGCCAAGTTGCTCTTTACATCTCTCGCACAAACGCCCGGCATAACCGGCCGTGAAACAGCTCCAAAGCAAAGCGGCGCTGCTGTTTCACGGTCCGTGTTGATGCTGTGGTTGTGAGTGGTGCCATTACTATTGACTTAGCTTTGAGCTGGCAATACGATTCAGGCTGATACCGGATTCGGCAGCCTGAATAGCTAACTTTCGATGGACATGAGGCGGAATCCTAACCATAAACTTTCCACTATACCGTTTGCATGCTATTGGTTCAGGAATTTTTTCGTTGTTTTCAACCATATCAGATATAGCCTCTGCCACCGTCTTCCGGATACCCTTTAAAGCTTTTTCAGGCGTATCCGCCAACCAGCTCAGGCTCGGAAATTCAGCACATAGTCCAACATATTCATTATCCTCTTCAGACCATGTAACCCTGTATGTATATTTATCATTTTTTTGTGCCATGATTGATCTCCAGTTTTTCAATAGCCAAAAGAACCTGTTTAACCTGATATATTTTGGCCTTTCCTTTCGAGTTTTGAATATTTACTCGTGGATCACCCTCCCAGGGAGTTTTGTAAATTCGATGGCTGCTTTTTTTCTGTCGGGGTTCGCCAAAAAAATGGTCACAAATCTTGCATAAATCAGAATAGCGAACATCCTTGGGGTTCCGCCGAATCTTTTCAAGCATGTCATCGATTTTTGTCATATTAATATAATATCAATAATGATACCAAAGTCAATAGGTGGAAGCATTTTCATGACACACAAACGTTGGAGGCCAGGAGCAGCCAGGGCTTCCATTGGCTTGATTATAATTGTTTCAAATTCAGTCCCCCCCTCGATTTGTCAAAACGCCGCCGGCCCTGGCTGTCTACTGGGCTGACTGGTTCGGCGGGCTCTTTTACATATGGGCTGTGTGTTCAGAAGACGTATAGGGCTTTATCATACGCAATTCTTTTTCCTCTGAATTTTTAGCACGATATAAGTCCCAACGAAGCTGCATATTCATCCAAAAGTCCTCTGACATGTTAAAAAATTTTGCCAGGCGTAGAGCTGTACTGGGTGTAATACCGCGCCGCCCATTTACAATTTCATTAATTCGCTGGTAAGGAACATGAATCGCCTTAGACAAATCTCGTTGCGTTATTGACAGTGGAGCCAAAAATTCCTCCAGCAACATTTCACCCGGATGCGTCGGCTCTCTGTATTTTGGAATTCTAATCATAATATTCTCCTGAATTTTCAATGATAATCGACTATTTCAACATTATCTGCATTGCCATTATCCCATTTAAAACATATTCGATACTGATCATTGATTCGAACACTGTGCTGCCCATCACGATTCCCGGACAATGCTTCCAGGCGATTTCCCGGCGGAACTTTTAAATCGTCAAGGCTTGTTGCGGAGTCAACCTGCTCCAGTTTTCTCACAGCTAAAATCCAAAGATATTGTGGGCATAGTTTTCGGGCAGCTTTGCTGTTTTTCCCATCGAAAATATCTTCTGTGCCCTGATCTTTAAATGATCGTATCATG from Bacteroidales bacterium includes the following:
- a CDS encoding type II toxin-antitoxin system PemK/MazF family toxin yields the protein MKRGEIRWYKFAHPDKKRPVLILTRDSILEYLGEVTIAPITTTVRDIPSEVFLPKAVGMPRDCAINCDHIQTVSKRKIGSLITTLPASRIVDVSNAIRFALDL
- a CDS encoding ribbon-helix-helix protein, CopG family, encoding MKTVQMTLDEDLVRAIDQVSKQLHTSRSAFARMALREALERHNLRQLENKHRQGYERKPVSVDEFSVWESEQSWGDE
- a CDS encoding choloylglycine hydrolase family protein; amino-acid sequence: MGRSGGYFITLFFIVSLTVSIFSTPAMACTGLVIKGEDGTVVYGRTQEWSAFDFKTQAVVYPENKTFQAMTPEGANGITWDAKYGFLGFLLLDRVIGDGMNEKGLAAGSYYHHGFAEYTDYDPSLAQQSMAPTDVVSFILSNFATIEEVRQGMQGIRVVPVKDPDINMVAPVHFFVADPSGKSLVIEFQGGKMQIYDNPVGVMTNNPYFDWHLQNLRNYGYLGDGPFEARTWGDMEITPLSGGTDLLGLPGDYTSPSRFVRATLLKAVSFPTKGGLDTVEQFFQIMDSFNAPFGKGEGNMDTGNKARQVPSGTQWTVASDTSNLVTYYHTAWNRQIRKIDLKEIDFTKSEVRKIPVDEEQAQNIKDVTQGLR
- a CDS encoding PIN domain nuclease, whose protein sequence is MEWQLGAVASGAKRMMVLVDTTVWIDFFSANLNPHVEALEKLIAEREDICLCGIILTEILQGIRDDSEFKKTKELLANLVFLPMSYSVYLSSAEIYRALRRKGITIRKSVDCMIAAVAIEHEIPLLHNDKDFIPIEKHFSLKRLK
- a CDS encoding type II toxin-antitoxin system VapB family antitoxin; amino-acid sequence: MKRTNIILDEELVESCRKATGIKTQKALIDYALRELLRHEKQTKLLELKGRINWSGNLEQWRQGRSV
- a CDS encoding HigA family addiction module antidote protein is translated as MQSKKLPPIHPGKILMEEFLAPMGISQYRLAKDISVSPRRINEIVHEKRSITADTALRLGRFFGMTPQFWLNLQNRYDLETTEDLIGKRLNNEVTALQRETTNIH
- a CDS encoding type II toxin-antitoxin system RelE/ParE family toxin translates to MIQSFRDKETKKIFNRKFSAKLPKNIQGIARKKLVILDAAVDLNDLRVPPGNGLEALGGNRKGQHSIRINDQWRICFKWRNGSAYEVEITDYH
- a CDS encoding type II toxin-antitoxin system HicB family antitoxin; protein product: MTMEKKYEIIIFWSSEDNSFVAEVPELPGCMADGKTYQEALSNAEKIIDEWIETATRLGRPIPQPKGRLAYA
- a CDS encoding type II toxin-antitoxin system HicA family toxin, which produces MGKLEKLYEHILMRRSDANVPFETLCSLLKRLGFDERIKGDHHIFTKDGVDEILNLQPKEGKGKPYQVKQVRDVILKYQIRIGE
- a CDS encoding toxin-antitoxin system HicB family antitoxin → MAQKNDKYTYRVTWSEEDNEYVGLCAEFPSLSWLADTPEKALKGIRKTVAEAISDMVENNEKIPEPIACKRYSGKFMVRIPPHVHRKLAIQAAESGISLNRIASSKLSQ
- a CDS encoding HigA family addiction module antidote protein, whose translation is MIRIPKYREPTHPGEMLLEEFLAPLSITQRDLSKAIHVPYQRINEIVNGRRGITPSTALRLAKFFNMSEDFWMNMQLRWDLYRAKNSEEKELRMIKPYTSSEHTAHM
- a CDS encoding type II toxin-antitoxin system RelE/ParE family toxin, with product MIRSFKDQGTEDIFDGKNSKAARKLCPQYLWILAVRKLEQVDSATSLDDLKVPPGNRLEALSGNRDGQHSVRINDQYRICFKWDNGNADNVEIVDYH